Proteins co-encoded in one Hyalangium ruber genomic window:
- the pulA gene encoding pullulanase-type alpha-1,6-glucosidase: protein MRPLALCALLAAVHVPWLAAAAPTSVTLVGDLQSELGCASDSDPSCTATQLEPEASDGVWQKSFNVPAGTWHYKVALDGSASNTHPSGADLTLTLSAPTSVKFYYDPISHFVSDSVKRIAVAPGSFQSEVGCPGDWQPDCLKTWLQDPDGNGIFVYTTTSIPVGTYEAKVAINESWSEAYGDRSGNNVVFTVTQAGELVTFSWDSVSKRVSIRPANAPTGDILMARVHWLTPDTLAWDFEVPPTGGGTYQLYHEPSGAMQLGSTGIQGGTAIPLTVDPAGLSTELKARFPHLSNAVVLKLPQAQVANVPALLKGQLALSLTSSAGRVVDATSVQMAGVLDELYTYPGELGATFDAEGTPTLRVWAPTARSVKLLIFDDSTAATPAEILDMTAGEQGTWSVTGTAAWAGKFYLYEVEVYVRREQAVRTNRVTDPYSVSLSMNSTRSQIIDLNAPTLAPQGWSELAKPALAAPEDIVLYELHVRDFSINDATVPEAERGTFKAFTRDSNGTRHLTRIAKAGVTHVHLLPVFDIATINENKAAHQQPAGDLAALPPDSEQQQAAVNAVRDADAFNWGYDPYHYTVPEGSYSTNPDGTARIVEFREMVQSLNQRGLRVVMDVVYNHTNSAGQDPLSVLDRIVPGYYHRLSADGNVETSTCCQNTATENAMMEKLMVDSLVTWAKLYKVDGFRFDLMGHHMKANMEKVRAALNALTLSQDGVNGRAIYVYGEGWNFGEVANGARGKNATQLNMPGTGIGTFSDRLRDAARGGGPFSGLQEQGFISGLFTDPNSTDQGTPQQQKSLLLQHMDRIRVGLAGNLRDYSLTASDGTSKKGSELKYGSDPAGYTLDPQEVITYVSAHDNETLFDAVQLKAPRNASMDTRVRMHNMGISLVALGQGIPFFHAGDELLRSKSLDRNSFNSGDWFNKLDWTYQSNNWGVGLPPAADNQTQWPIMKPLLADPALKPGPAHITRALEHFEEVIRIRKSSNVFRLRTAGDIQRRVRFLNTGPEQIPGLIVMAIEGDQYGKRSEYRNAVVLFNGSDEEQRFTEDTLKDSGLELHPVLKESTDPAARTSAFDATVGTFTVPARTTAVFVEGMPASKTVPVSGELTESSGCAAGGAVFSAFALLLGLGALRRPRRRSR from the coding sequence GTGCGTCCGCTCGCGCTCTGTGCGCTGCTGGCCGCCGTGCATGTCCCGTGGCTGGCCGCCGCGGCGCCCACAAGCGTGACGCTGGTGGGAGATCTCCAGAGCGAGCTGGGCTGCGCGAGCGACTCGGACCCGTCCTGCACGGCCACCCAGCTCGAGCCCGAGGCGAGCGATGGCGTGTGGCAGAAGAGCTTCAACGTCCCGGCGGGCACCTGGCACTACAAGGTCGCCCTCGACGGCTCGGCCTCGAACACGCACCCGAGCGGCGCGGACCTCACGCTGACGCTGTCGGCCCCCACGTCGGTGAAGTTCTACTACGACCCCATCTCCCACTTCGTCAGCGACAGCGTGAAGCGCATCGCGGTGGCTCCTGGCAGCTTCCAGAGCGAAGTGGGCTGCCCCGGTGACTGGCAGCCGGATTGTCTCAAGACCTGGCTGCAGGATCCGGATGGGAACGGCATCTTCGTCTACACCACCACGTCCATTCCGGTGGGTACGTATGAGGCCAAGGTCGCTATCAACGAGAGCTGGAGCGAGGCCTACGGCGATCGCAGCGGCAACAACGTCGTCTTCACCGTCACGCAGGCCGGCGAGCTGGTGACGTTCTCCTGGGATTCCGTCTCCAAGCGGGTGTCCATCCGTCCGGCGAACGCGCCCACGGGGGACATCCTGATGGCGCGGGTGCATTGGCTGACGCCCGACACGCTGGCGTGGGACTTCGAGGTGCCCCCCACGGGCGGAGGGACCTATCAGCTCTACCACGAGCCCTCGGGGGCGATGCAGCTGGGGAGCACGGGGATCCAGGGCGGCACCGCCATCCCGCTCACGGTGGACCCGGCGGGCTTGAGCACCGAGCTGAAGGCCCGCTTCCCGCACCTGTCCAATGCCGTCGTGCTGAAGCTGCCGCAGGCCCAGGTGGCCAACGTCCCGGCACTGCTCAAGGGGCAGCTCGCCCTGTCGCTCACGTCGTCCGCGGGCCGGGTGGTGGATGCCACCTCGGTGCAGATGGCTGGCGTGCTGGACGAGCTCTACACGTACCCGGGCGAGCTGGGCGCTACCTTCGATGCGGAGGGCACGCCCACGCTGCGCGTCTGGGCCCCCACGGCGCGCAGCGTGAAGCTGCTGATCTTCGATGACTCGACGGCGGCCACTCCGGCCGAGATCCTCGACATGACCGCGGGTGAGCAGGGCACGTGGTCCGTCACGGGCACCGCCGCGTGGGCCGGCAAGTTCTACCTCTATGAGGTCGAGGTCTACGTGCGCCGGGAGCAGGCGGTGCGGACCAACCGCGTCACCGATCCGTACTCGGTCAGCCTGTCCATGAACAGCACGCGCAGTCAGATCATCGATCTGAACGCGCCGACGCTCGCCCCGCAGGGGTGGAGCGAGCTGGCGAAGCCCGCGCTGGCGGCGCCCGAGGACATCGTCCTCTACGAGCTGCACGTGCGCGACTTCAGCATCAACGACGCCACCGTCCCGGAGGCCGAGCGCGGCACCTTCAAGGCCTTCACCCGTGACTCCAACGGCACCAGGCACCTCACACGGATCGCCAAGGCGGGCGTGACGCACGTCCACCTGCTGCCGGTGTTCGACATCGCCACCATCAACGAGAACAAGGCCGCGCACCAGCAGCCCGCCGGGGACCTGGCCGCGCTGCCTCCGGACTCGGAGCAGCAACAGGCGGCGGTGAACGCGGTGCGCGACGCGGACGCCTTCAACTGGGGCTATGACCCGTACCACTACACCGTGCCCGAGGGCAGCTACTCCACCAATCCGGACGGGACGGCGCGCATCGTCGAGTTCCGCGAGATGGTGCAGTCGCTCAATCAGCGCGGCCTGCGCGTGGTGATGGACGTGGTCTACAACCACACCAACTCGGCGGGGCAGGACCCGCTGTCGGTGCTGGACCGCATCGTCCCGGGCTACTACCACCGGCTCAGCGCCGACGGGAACGTGGAGACCTCCACGTGCTGCCAGAACACGGCCACCGAGAACGCGATGATGGAGAAGCTCATGGTGGACTCGCTCGTCACCTGGGCGAAGCTCTACAAGGTGGATGGCTTCCGCTTCGACCTGATGGGCCACCACATGAAGGCCAACATGGAGAAGGTGCGCGCGGCGCTCAATGCGCTCACCTTGAGCCAGGACGGCGTGAATGGTCGCGCCATCTACGTCTACGGCGAGGGCTGGAACTTCGGCGAGGTGGCCAACGGCGCCCGGGGCAAGAACGCCACCCAGCTCAACATGCCGGGCACGGGCATCGGCACCTTCAGCGACCGCTTGCGCGACGCGGCCCGTGGCGGCGGCCCGTTCAGCGGCCTGCAGGAGCAGGGCTTCATCAGCGGCCTCTTCACGGATCCGAACTCCACCGACCAGGGCACGCCCCAGCAGCAGAAGAGCCTGCTGTTGCAGCACATGGACCGGATTCGCGTGGGGCTCGCGGGCAACCTCCGGGACTACAGCCTCACGGCCTCGGACGGCACCTCGAAGAAGGGCTCGGAGCTGAAGTACGGCAGCGACCCGGCCGGCTACACGCTGGACCCGCAGGAGGTCATCACCTACGTCTCGGCCCATGACAACGAGACGCTGTTCGACGCCGTGCAGCTCAAGGCGCCGCGCAACGCCTCGATGGACACGCGGGTGCGCATGCACAACATGGGCATCAGCCTGGTGGCGCTGGGCCAGGGCATTCCGTTCTTCCACGCGGGCGACGAGCTGCTGCGCTCCAAGTCGCTGGACCGCAACAGCTTCAACTCGGGCGACTGGTTCAACAAGCTGGACTGGACCTACCAGTCCAACAACTGGGGCGTGGGCCTGCCGCCGGCCGCTGACAACCAGACCCAGTGGCCCATCATGAAGCCGCTGCTGGCCGATCCGGCGCTCAAGCCGGGGCCTGCCCACATCACCCGCGCCCTCGAGCACTTCGAGGAGGTGATCCGCATCCGCAAGAGCTCGAACGTGTTCCGGCTCCGCACCGCGGGAGACATCCAGCGGCGCGTGCGCTTCCTGAACACCGGTCCGGAGCAGATCCCCGGCCTCATCGTCATGGCCATCGAGGGTGACCAGTACGGCAAGCGGAGCGAGTACCGGAACGCGGTGGTGCTCTTCAACGGCAGCGATGAGGAGCAGCGCTTCACGGAGGACACGCTCAAGGACTCAGGGCTGGAGCTGCACCCGGTGCTCAAGGAGTCCACGGACCCGGCGGCGCGTACGTCCGCGTTCGACGCGACCGTGGGCACCTTCACCGTGCCGGCGCGCACCACGGCCGTGTTCGTGGAGGGGATGCCTGCTTCCAAGACGGTCCCCGTCTCCGGTGAGCTGACCGAGTCGAGCGGCTGCGCGGCGGGTGGCGCGGTCTTCAGCGCCTTCGCCCTGCTGCTGGGCCTGGGCGCGCTGCGGCGTCCGCGCCGTCGCTCGCGGTAA
- a CDS encoding alpha-amylase family glycosyl hydrolase — MQVPSPAPLATQRVLHVGLVALTLLVTLHLASCAHPAPATAPAPAPASPPTAAAPAPAPTPAPKPRRWADEILYFVVVDRFADGDAGNNASVDVSAQGTFHGGDLKGLRQQLDELSSLGVTALWITPVVKNIDGFVTGAGFPDWGYHGYWADDFHALDSRFGSEEDLRALVEACHQRGIRVLLDVVYNHPGYNSRYLTKPETKGWLRSEDKGTCGQDDLTSCVSGLPDFKTEQPEVAKYLLDAQIAWAKRSGVDGFRLDTVKHVDHDFWREHRRRTREEVSKDFFLLGEVWGGDAESLDPWFSGDEMDAGFDFGFQGNAIAFVLGRGRTIAFDRYLKSRAKVRQGYHLAHFLSSHDVPGALFQLEGDVARFRLAAVLQLTSSGIPTIYYGEEVARAGGDWPANRSDMPWGERGVKPGAGKKRDEALRKTYQKLTAIRRAHPALSRGTHQGLSTDGDLYVFLRHDAESGDVVMVAINRGEKPATVSLPWPAPWGATTAEDLLNGGRLEGPTLEFTVEPLAARILGKSG, encoded by the coding sequence ATGCAGGTCCCCTCGCCCGCCCCACTGGCCACCCAGCGCGTTCTCCATGTTGGCCTCGTGGCGTTGACGCTGCTGGTCACGCTTCATCTGGCGAGTTGCGCACATCCAGCTCCGGCGACCGCTCCAGCTCCCGCCCCGGCGAGTCCTCCCACGGCGGCGGCTCCAGCGCCCGCCCCCACGCCTGCTCCCAAGCCGCGCCGCTGGGCCGACGAGATCCTCTACTTCGTCGTGGTGGACCGCTTCGCGGATGGAGATGCGGGCAACAACGCCTCGGTGGACGTCAGCGCCCAGGGCACCTTCCACGGCGGAGACCTGAAGGGCCTGCGGCAGCAGCTCGACGAGCTGAGCTCGCTGGGCGTGACGGCGCTGTGGATCACCCCGGTGGTGAAGAACATCGACGGCTTCGTCACCGGCGCGGGCTTTCCGGACTGGGGCTACCACGGCTACTGGGCCGATGACTTCCACGCGCTGGATTCACGCTTCGGCTCCGAGGAGGACCTGCGCGCCCTGGTGGAGGCCTGCCACCAGCGGGGCATCCGCGTGCTGCTGGACGTCGTCTACAACCACCCGGGCTACAACTCGCGCTACCTGACGAAGCCCGAGACGAAGGGCTGGCTGCGCTCGGAGGACAAGGGCACCTGCGGCCAGGACGACCTGACGAGTTGCGTCTCCGGCCTGCCGGACTTCAAGACGGAGCAGCCCGAGGTGGCCAAGTACCTGCTGGACGCGCAGATCGCCTGGGCGAAGCGCTCGGGCGTGGACGGCTTCCGGCTGGACACGGTGAAGCACGTCGACCACGACTTCTGGAGGGAGCACCGCCGCCGCACCCGCGAAGAGGTGAGCAAGGACTTCTTCCTGCTGGGCGAGGTGTGGGGCGGGGACGCCGAGTCGCTCGACCCGTGGTTCTCCGGGGACGAGATGGACGCCGGCTTCGACTTCGGCTTCCAGGGCAACGCCATCGCCTTCGTGTTGGGGCGCGGGCGCACCATCGCCTTCGACCGCTACCTCAAGTCCCGCGCCAAGGTGCGCCAGGGCTACCATCTGGCCCACTTCCTGTCCTCGCACGACGTGCCGGGCGCGCTGTTCCAGCTCGAGGGAGACGTGGCGCGCTTCCGCCTGGCCGCGGTGCTCCAGCTCACCTCCTCGGGCATCCCCACCATCTATTACGGCGAAGAGGTGGCCCGCGCCGGCGGCGACTGGCCCGCCAACCGCAGCGACATGCCCTGGGGCGAGCGCGGCGTGAAGCCCGGCGCCGGCAAGAAGCGCGACGAGGCGCTGCGCAAGACGTACCAGAAGCTCACCGCCATCCGCCGCGCGCACCCGGCGCTCTCGCGCGGCACGCACCAGGGGCTCTCGACCGACGGGGACCTGTACGTGTTCCTCCGGCACGACGCGGAGTCGGGCGACGTGGTGATGGTGGCCATCAACCGAGGCGAGAAGCCGGCGACGGTGTCCCTGCCGTGGCCTGCGCCCTGGGGAGCCACGACGGCCGAGGACTTGTTGAACGGGGGCCGGTTGGAAGGCCCTACCCTGGAGTTCACCGTCGAGCCGCTGGCGGCGCGCATCCTGGGGAAGTCGGGCTAA
- a CDS encoding ABC transporter ATP-binding protein has protein sequence MAEVTFKNVAKQYGAVSIIEGLNLDIKDHEFLVLVGPSGCGKSTALRMIAGLEEITGGTVSIGGRVVNDLPPKERDVAMVFQNYALYPHMTVRENLEFGLKIRKTAKPDMDKLVNEAADILAISHLLDRKPKQLSGGQRQRVALGRAIVRKPAVFLFDEPLSNLDAKLRVAMRAEIKKLQQRLQVTSVYVTHDQIEAMTMGHRIAVMKEGKLQQLGTPLEVYERPANIFVAQFIGSPPMNFLDATLDASGTALVGEGFTLPVPQSLRPMTAGKGGRKIKVGIRPDHLLPAGQSARGEAATLQTKVEIVEPLGNELIVHSKLGEFTLTSRLPPLQTPEVGTTLPIVIELDALHLFDAETEQRLTA, from the coding sequence ATGGCCGAAGTGACCTTCAAGAACGTGGCGAAGCAGTACGGCGCGGTCTCCATCATCGAGGGGCTCAACCTCGACATCAAAGACCATGAGTTCCTGGTCCTGGTGGGGCCCTCCGGGTGCGGCAAGTCCACCGCGCTTCGGATGATCGCCGGCCTGGAGGAGATCACCGGCGGCACCGTCTCCATCGGTGGCCGCGTGGTGAACGACCTGCCCCCCAAGGAGCGGGACGTCGCCATGGTGTTCCAGAACTACGCCCTCTATCCGCACATGACGGTGCGCGAGAACCTCGAGTTCGGCCTGAAGATCCGCAAGACGGCCAAGCCGGACATGGACAAGCTGGTGAACGAGGCGGCGGACATCCTCGCCATCTCGCACCTGCTGGACCGCAAGCCCAAGCAGCTCTCGGGTGGCCAGCGCCAGCGCGTGGCCCTCGGCCGCGCCATCGTGCGCAAGCCGGCCGTGTTCCTCTTCGACGAGCCGCTGTCCAACCTGGACGCCAAGCTGCGCGTGGCGATGCGCGCGGAGATCAAGAAGCTGCAGCAGCGCCTCCAGGTGACGAGCGTCTACGTGACGCACGATCAGATCGAAGCGATGACGATGGGCCACCGCATCGCGGTGATGAAAGAGGGCAAGCTGCAACAGCTCGGCACCCCGCTGGAGGTGTACGAGCGCCCCGCCAACATCTTCGTGGCCCAGTTCATCGGCAGCCCGCCGATGAACTTCCTCGACGCCACCCTGGACGCCAGCGGCACCGCGCTGGTGGGCGAGGGCTTCACCCTGCCGGTCCCCCAGAGCCTGCGCCCGATGACGGCGGGCAAGGGTGGCCGCAAGATCAAGGTGGGCATCCGCCCCGACCACCTGCTGCCCGCCGGGCAGAGCGCCCGCGGCGAGGCGGCCACGCTGCAGACGAAGGTGGAGATCGTCGAACCGCTGGGCAACGAGCTGATCGTCCACTCGAAGCTGGGTGAGTTCACCCTCACCTCCCGCCTGCCGCCGCTGCAGACCCCCGAGGTCGGCACGACGCTCCCCATCGTCATCGAGTTGGACGCGCTGCACCTCTTCGACGCCGAAACCGAGCAACGCCTCACCGCCTGA
- a CDS encoding extracellular solute-binding protein: protein MKTLRLLTAAVCLCALGLLPLPASAAEIVLWHSYRAEEKAALEKLVAQYNKDNAAKGNTVKALAVPYDAFADKITATVPRGKGPDLFIFAQDRLGGWIEAGNTIEPIDFYLDDNLKKRFIPTTMEAMTYRGTAYGLPLNYKVIALIYNKKLVPTPPKTSGELVTMAKKLTDKKAGRFGLAYSYSDFYYHAALMNGFGGGVFDAKFTPTLNKPENVKSIEFLNKWIEKDGILPAEPSTALITSLFNDGKAAMVFNGPWFLGEIAKGIDYGIAPLPTLDEAGGKPMRPWMTVEGVYVTAPSQNKDAAFEFAKFLTDAQAAKVLALEGRQSPANKDVYTDAQVSKDPQLKAFRDQVEVAVPMPNVPEMTMVWSPATSAMNGILKKTSTPKAALDGAQQAVAKDVAGLRKK, encoded by the coding sequence ATGAAGACCCTGCGACTGCTGACCGCGGCCGTGTGCCTGTGTGCGCTCGGCCTGCTGCCCCTGCCCGCCTCCGCGGCGGAGATCGTCCTGTGGCACTCGTACCGCGCCGAGGAGAAGGCCGCGCTCGAGAAGCTGGTGGCCCAGTACAACAAGGACAACGCCGCCAAGGGCAACACCGTCAAGGCGCTGGCGGTGCCCTACGACGCCTTCGCCGACAAGATCACCGCCACCGTGCCGCGCGGAAAGGGGCCCGACCTCTTCATCTTCGCGCAGGACCGGCTGGGCGGCTGGATCGAGGCGGGCAACACCATCGAGCCCATCGACTTCTACCTGGATGACAACCTGAAGAAGCGCTTCATCCCCACCACGATGGAGGCGATGACGTACCGGGGCACCGCGTACGGCCTGCCGCTCAACTACAAGGTCATCGCGCTCATCTACAACAAGAAGCTCGTCCCCACGCCGCCCAAGACTTCGGGCGAGCTGGTAACGATGGCCAAGAAGCTCACCGACAAGAAGGCCGGGCGCTTCGGGCTGGCCTACTCGTACAGCGACTTCTACTACCACGCGGCGCTGATGAACGGCTTCGGCGGCGGGGTGTTCGACGCCAAGTTCACCCCCACGCTCAACAAGCCCGAGAACGTGAAGTCCATCGAGTTCTTGAACAAGTGGATCGAGAAGGACGGCATCCTCCCGGCCGAGCCCTCCACGGCGCTCATCACCTCGCTGTTCAACGATGGCAAGGCGGCCATGGTGTTCAACGGCCCCTGGTTCCTGGGGGAGATCGCCAAGGGCATCGACTACGGCATCGCCCCGCTGCCCACGCTGGACGAGGCGGGCGGCAAGCCCATGCGCCCGTGGATGACGGTGGAGGGCGTGTACGTGACGGCGCCCTCGCAGAACAAGGACGCGGCGTTCGAGTTCGCCAAGTTCCTCACCGACGCGCAGGCCGCCAAGGTGCTGGCGCTCGAGGGCCGCCAGAGCCCCGCCAACAAGGACGTGTACACCGACGCCCAGGTCTCCAAGGATCCGCAGCTCAAGGCGTTCCGTGATCAGGTCGAGGTGGCGGTGCCCATGCCCAACGTGCCGGAGATGACGATGGTGTGGTCGCCGGCCACCAGCGCCATGAACGGCATCCTCAAGAAGACCTCCACGCCGAAGGCCGCCCTCGATGGCGCCCAGCAGGCCGTCGCCAAGGACGTCGCCGGGCTGCGCAAGAAGTGA
- a CDS encoding carbohydrate ABC transporter permease has translation MTPPEKTPPGLRRPRVLVGLALALGLGLALAYGLLLQAREDASLEREQRRAFISLRAVTDLVERAGGSGDGVRAIVTAWQDLLPKGSAVRVISISGRSMEASTFPEDQGEKAAPRRLAREEKPLYDRGNDLRRAVETNQQQGSVSKAEIQAQVLPDGGQLLSAPVSVEGTVVGMVELATPPLPKVDRPPLGPALLAFLLPLLVLAGASFAPLRRQWQLVAVAAVVFVAGLGGYGAYSLGALEGGLRGTQEAVAEQLRAMSERAQTVITAQSLAAEPALQPATWDSDLYRRPLGLVTAQATVNEEALTARVEKLRGEARRALLGLGVVGLALLAFIGLGGLHRTVATAVEYRQAYTYVMPAMLGMLVLVFFPFFYGITLSFTDANLYNTNQPLPEIWIGLRNYQEILGDFTIFKPEGGVNYLNFYWTLMFTVVWTITNVTIGVTVGLLLALVLNTPNLAFRPIYRVLLILPWAMPNYITALIWKGMFHQQFGVVNHVLRMFGGQGISWFESPLTSYLTALATNGWLSFPFMMVVSLGALQSIPGELYEAARVDGASRWEQFLAITLPSLKPALVPAIILSVVWTFNMFNIIFLVTEGEPGNSTEILVTQAYKYAFQRYRYGYAAAYSTVIFGILLLYSMVQNRMSRATEAT, from the coding sequence GTGACTCCTCCCGAGAAGACTCCTCCAGGCCTGCGCCGCCCGCGCGTGCTCGTGGGCCTCGCCCTGGCCCTCGGGCTGGGGTTGGCGCTCGCCTATGGGCTGCTGCTCCAGGCGCGCGAAGACGCCTCGCTCGAGCGCGAGCAGCGCCGGGCCTTCATCTCCCTGCGCGCGGTGACCGATCTGGTCGAGCGCGCGGGTGGCAGCGGCGACGGCGTGCGCGCCATCGTCACCGCCTGGCAGGACCTGCTGCCCAAGGGCAGCGCCGTGCGCGTCATCTCCATCTCCGGCCGCAGCATGGAGGCCTCCACCTTCCCGGAGGATCAGGGAGAGAAGGCCGCGCCGCGCCGGCTCGCGCGCGAGGAGAAGCCGCTCTACGACCGCGGCAATGACCTGCGCCGCGCGGTGGAGACCAACCAGCAGCAGGGCAGCGTCAGCAAGGCGGAGATCCAGGCCCAGGTGCTGCCCGACGGTGGGCAGTTGCTGTCGGCCCCGGTGTCGGTGGAGGGCACGGTGGTGGGCATGGTGGAGCTGGCCACGCCGCCGCTGCCGAAGGTGGACCGTCCCCCGCTGGGGCCCGCGCTGCTGGCCTTCCTGCTGCCGCTGCTGGTGCTGGCTGGAGCGTCCTTCGCTCCCCTGCGTCGCCAGTGGCAGCTCGTCGCCGTGGCGGCGGTGGTCTTCGTGGCGGGCCTGGGCGGCTATGGCGCGTACTCGCTCGGGGCACTCGAAGGCGGGCTGCGTGGCACGCAGGAGGCGGTGGCCGAGCAGCTGCGCGCCATGTCCGAGCGCGCGCAGACGGTCATCACCGCGCAGAGCCTCGCCGCCGAGCCGGCGCTGCAGCCGGCCACCTGGGACTCGGACCTGTACCGCCGGCCGCTGGGGCTCGTCACCGCCCAGGCCACGGTGAATGAGGAGGCGCTTACCGCGCGCGTGGAGAAGCTGCGCGGCGAGGCCCGGCGCGCCCTGCTGGGCCTGGGCGTGGTGGGGCTCGCGCTGCTGGCCTTCATCGGCCTGGGAGGCCTGCACCGCACGGTGGCCACGGCGGTGGAGTACCGCCAGGCCTACACCTACGTCATGCCCGCCATGCTGGGCATGCTGGTGCTGGTCTTCTTCCCCTTCTTCTACGGCATCACCCTCTCCTTCACCGACGCCAACCTCTACAACACCAACCAGCCCCTGCCGGAGATCTGGATCGGCCTGCGCAACTACCAGGAGATCCTCGGGGACTTCACCATCTTCAAGCCCGAGGGTGGGGTCAACTACCTCAACTTCTACTGGACGCTGATGTTCACGGTGGTGTGGACCATCACCAACGTGACGATCGGCGTGACGGTGGGCCTGCTGCTGGCGCTGGTGCTCAACACGCCCAACCTGGCCTTCCGCCCCATCTACCGGGTGCTGCTCATCCTGCCGTGGGCCATGCCCAACTACATCACCGCGCTCATCTGGAAGGGCATGTTCCACCAGCAGTTCGGCGTGGTGAACCACGTGCTGCGCATGTTCGGCGGCCAGGGCATCAGCTGGTTCGAGTCTCCCCTAACCAGCTACCTCACGGCGCTGGCCACCAACGGGTGGCTCTCCTTCCCGTTCATGATGGTGGTGTCGCTGGGCGCGCTGCAGTCCATCCCCGGTGAGCTCTACGAGGCGGCGCGCGTGGACGGGGCCAGCCGCTGGGAGCAGTTCCTGGCCATCACCCTGCCCTCGCTCAAGCCCGCGCTGGTGCCCGCCATCATCCTGTCGGTGGTGTGGACCTTCAACATGTTCAACATCATCTTCCTGGTGACGGAGGGAGAGCCGGGCAACTCCACGGAGATCCTCGTCACCCAGGCCTACAAATACGCCTTCCAGCGCTACCGCTACGGGTACGCGGCGGCGTACTCCACCGTCATCTTCGGCATCCTGCTGCTCTACAGCATGGTGCAGAACCGCATGAGCCGCGCCACGGAGGCGACCTGA
- a CDS encoding sugar ABC transporter permease has translation MATRREGVPHLPLHVLLVVFTLFTIYPILWVVTIAFSGRQNLAIATLPAEPTWADRLRAITPWPEEWSFSNFSSVLTDQPFAQWMLNSAIIAAGTTVVGVFLACTAAYAFSRFKFPGQRVGMMSFLVSQMFPGTLMLIPLFIILVQWLKLGNSRLGLIIVYATTSIPFSVWMLKGYFDTIPKDLEEAALIEGASVGRIFWTIILPLAKPAVAVTALFSFMTAWNEFILAATFMEQETMYTAPVGLRFFVGGFSQQWGYFAAGSIIVSIPVVFLFLFLQKYLVSGLTAGGVKG, from the coding sequence ATGGCCACCCGACGCGAGGGCGTGCCCCACCTGCCGCTGCACGTGCTGCTGGTGGTTTTCACCCTCTTCACCATCTACCCCATCCTCTGGGTGGTCACGATCGCCTTCTCCGGACGGCAGAACCTGGCCATCGCCACGCTGCCGGCCGAGCCCACCTGGGCGGACCGGCTGCGCGCCATCACCCCGTGGCCGGAGGAGTGGTCCTTCTCCAACTTCAGCTCGGTGCTGACGGACCAGCCCTTCGCGCAGTGGATGCTCAACAGCGCCATCATCGCGGCGGGCACCACCGTGGTGGGCGTGTTCCTGGCCTGCACCGCGGCCTATGCCTTCAGCCGCTTCAAGTTCCCCGGCCAGCGCGTGGGGATGATGTCCTTCCTCGTGTCCCAGATGTTCCCGGGCACGCTGATGCTCATCCCCCTGTTCATCATCCTGGTGCAGTGGCTGAAGCTCGGTAACTCGCGCCTGGGCCTCATCATCGTCTACGCCACCACCTCCATTCCCTTCAGCGTGTGGATGCTCAAGGGCTACTTCGACACCATCCCGAAGGACCTGGAGGAGGCCGCGCTCATCGAGGGAGCCTCGGTAGGCCGGATTTTCTGGACCATCATCCTGCCCCTGGCGAAGCCGGCGGTGGCGGTGACGGCGTTGTTTTCTTTCATGACTGCCTGGAATGAGTTCATCCTGGCAGCCACCTTCATGGAACAGGAGACCATGTACACGGCGCCCGTGGGCCTGCGCTTCTTCGTGGGCGGCTTCTCGCAGCAGTGGGGCTACTTCGCCGCGGGCTCCATCATCGTGTCCATCCCCGTGGTGTTCCTCTTCCTGTTCCTCCAGAAGTACCTCGTCTCCGGTCTCACCGCCGGTGGCGTGAAGGGCTGA
- a CDS encoding glucodextranase DOMON-like domain-containing protein — protein MKTRLATLTLAASLLSLPALADSKVTFKDPSGDDNGPGTYKYPTDTVYKKGSFDLTEFTAEKKGNKIDFTASLGANMEDPWRMGKGFATQMVFIFIDTDGKEGSGHTEGLPGLNIQFAPANGWEKVVILSPQEPARVKKEVETKAASLKGDIIVPARTKGAGRKISGTVDDPTLQGDPTQWLYQVVVQSNEGFPAGSDLMTRKVNEYEGQHRFGGGNDGECDPHVLDLLAGSGKGEESEKKAQHDMLKYECAEDGSAKTKATLTMVRQSK, from the coding sequence ATGAAGACCCGCCTCGCAACCCTCACCCTGGCCGCCTCGCTGCTGAGCCTCCCCGCCCTCGCCGACAGCAAGGTCACCTTCAAGGACCCGTCCGGCGATGACAACGGCCCGGGCACCTACAAGTACCCGACGGACACCGTGTACAAGAAGGGCTCGTTCGACCTGACCGAGTTCACCGCGGAGAAGAAGGGCAACAAGATCGACTTCACCGCGAGCCTGGGCGCCAACATGGAGGACCCGTGGCGCATGGGGAAGGGCTTCGCCACGCAGATGGTGTTCATCTTCATCGACACCGACGGCAAGGAGGGCAGCGGCCACACCGAGGGGCTGCCGGGCCTCAACATCCAGTTCGCCCCCGCCAACGGCTGGGAGAAGGTCGTCATCCTCTCGCCGCAGGAGCCCGCCCGCGTGAAGAAGGAGGTCGAGACCAAGGCCGCCTCGCTCAAGGGCGACATCATCGTCCCGGCCCGCACCAAGGGCGCCGGCCGCAAGATTTCCGGCACGGTGGATGACCCGACGCTCCAGGGCGACCCGACGCAGTGGCTCTACCAGGTGGTGGTGCAGTCCAACGAGGGCTTCCCCGCGGGCAGTGACCTGATGACGCGCAAGGTGAACGAGTACGAGGGCCAGCACCGCTTCGGCGGCGGCAACGATGGCGAGTGCGACCCGCACGTGCTCGACCTCCTGGCCGGCAGCGGCAAGGGTGAGGAGTCGGAGAAGAAGGCCCAGCACGACATGCTCAAGTACGAGTGCGCCGAGGACGGCAGCGCCAAGACCAAGGCCACGCTGACGATGGTGCGTCAGTCCAAGTAA